Proteins from a genomic interval of Papaver somniferum cultivar HN1 chromosome 4, ASM357369v1, whole genome shotgun sequence:
- the LOC113272544 gene encoding uncharacterized protein LOC113272544, translated as MLKIDLGDLPYQEALKNFIDTVCQRLGNPSEFSCPCVDCKNLTFPLPPKEVHLHLLKRGWDPTYTEWVFHGETMHTSTDVHQEGATRGSYHIDAAVEADAHIDQGHEPVQDEGLENHVEEADPPLYPNCKTHTKLSITVELYRHKTVNGLSRKSFDELLKTIGSLLPPDHCLPCSTYEVKKLLKSYQLTYQKIHACINDCCLFRKDMKDADECPKCHYSRWKADTSNMDDAEMIDKPQKKIPVKVLRYFPVVPRLRRLFQSAALAEQLIWHATNKSKDGKMRHPTDSLAWKHIDTKYPEFASDPRNLRLGLAADGFNPFGDLSAAHSCWPVMLVVYNLPPQLGMQGDNIILSMLIPGKKQPGNDIDVYLQPLIDDLFELWEKGVQVYDSFTKTDFNLKALLMWTINDFPAYGNLSGCTYKGKAACPLCGENTLSNWLAFSRKTVYLNHMRFLRHNHPLRQKKDWFNGEIERKEKPPVMSGAAALECQNSITNDFGKAEKNEEEIRKKKEQKKKNKGKSSAAASANVGNYKCGKRKRDVVADAAISGANDDETELRVFNKRSIFFDLPYWKDLLLRHNIDVMHTEKNVCESIIGTILNIKSKTKDGLKSRNDLKSMGIRPELHPVEINGKTILPPAPYCLNDKEKAILYNSMRNLKVLYGFSSDLRKHFSKDGCLGVLKAHDYHVLMQQILPVALQGLLPVGPREAIFRLCSYFHEICQRAVDLHRLIELEVEVAETLCMFERYFPPSLFDVMMHLTIHLAREVRLCGPVQYRWMYPFERYMKTFKEYVKNYAQPEACIAECYLGMESVRYFDIRKAQAAETGVEKRRNENTQNGSTPAARPLSKGVQVRMDSEKLKIAHRYVLFNTPEIDPYMIMHMDELKSPAGRAITSEDQLNSIQSDTFAYWFQQKVEDGFTLVNLKQHKNQYCNDPFILAKQARQVFYSRESNTSNWYVMVKPPPRGFHELEEYNEKHDTIFQPVDISTLGFQMDDENESYLREDGEYTIVVPTKKKNKKKKKKKFTTECVVLYEFPAILKFLATAEWLLLLSSFVCEYRFEDGNVFQNICLFDGILLP; from the exons ATGTTGAAGATCGATCT GGGTGATCTTCCATATCAGGAGGCCTTGAAGAATTTCATAGATACCGTTTGTcagagacttggaaatccttcTGAATTCAGTTGTCCTTGTGTTGATTGTAAGAATCTCACTTTCCCACTTCCTCCGAAAGAAGTGCATCTTCACTTGCTGAAACGAGGTTGGGATCCTACATACACTGAGTGGGTTTTTCACGGGGAGACTATGCACACTTCTACTGATGTACACCAAGAGGGAGCAACAAGGGGATCATATCATATAGATGCTGCTGTTGAAGCTGATGCACATATCGATCAGGGACATGAACCTGTGCAAGATGAGGGTTTGGAAAACCATGTGGAAGAGGCGGACCCACCGTTATATCCTAATTGTAAAACACACACAAAGTTATCCATCACTGTTGAATTGTATAGGCACAAGACAGTAAATGGTTTATCTAGGAAATCTTTTGACGAACTTCTCAAGACAATCGGTTCCTTGTTGCCGCCAGATCATTGTCTTCCTTGCTCAACATATGAAGTGAAAAAGCTCCTGAAATCTTATCAATTGACTTACCAGAAAATACATGCTTGTATTAATGATTGTTGTTTGTTTAGAAAAGATATGAAAGATGCAGACGAGTGTCCTAAATGTCATTATTCTAGGTGGAAGGCAGACACATCTAACATGGACGATGCTGAAATGATAGACAAGCCGCAAAAGAAGATACCGGTGAAGGTGCTTAGGTACTTCCCCGTTGTGCCGAGATTGAGAAGATTGTTTCAATCAGCAGCACTGGCTGAGCAGTTGATATGGCACGCGACGAACAAGAGTAAGGATGGGAAGATGCGTCATCCAACAGATTCTTTGGCTTGGAAGCACATAGACACAAAGTATCCCGAGTTTGCTTCAGATCCCCGTAATTTGCGTCTTGGGCTTGCTGCTGATGGATTTAATCCATTTGGTGATCTTTCCGCAGCCCACAGTTGTTGGCCAGTGATGCTCGTGGTTTATAATTTGCCCCCTCAATTGGGTATGCAAGGTgacaacataattctgagcatgcTGATTCCAGGAAAAAAACAACCGGGTAATGACATTGATGTATACTTGCAGCCCTTGATTGATGATCTTTTTGAGTTGTGGGAGAAAGGGGTGCAGGTATATGATTCGTTTACTAAAACAGATTTTAACTTGAAGGCGTTATTAATGTGGACAATAAACGATTTCCCTGCATATGGTAATTTATCTGGATGTACGTATAAAGGGAAGGCAGCCTGTCCTCTTTGCGGTGAAAATACACTTTCAAACTGGTTGGCATTTAGTCGTAAAACTGTCTACTTGAATCATATGAGATTTCTTCGTCATAATCATCCTCTTCGGCAGAAAAAAGACTGGTTTAATGGAGAGATTGAGAGGAAGGAAAAGCCACCTGTTATGTCTGGTGCTGCGGCACTTGAATGTCAGAATAGTATTACAAATGATTTTGGGAAAGCGGAGAAGAACGAGGAGGagataaggaaaaagaaagagcaaaagaagaagaataagggcAAGAGTAGTGCGGCAGCAAGTGCAAATGTGGGTAATTATAAATGTGGGAAGAGGAAAAGGGATGTTGTTGCTGATGCGGCTATTTCTGGTGCaaatgatgatgaaactgaactTCGGGTGTTTAACAAACGGTCAATATTCTTCGACTTGCCTTACTGGAAG GATTTATTACTACGGCACAatattgatgttatgcatacagaaAAAAATGTTTGCGAGAGTATTATTGGTACCATATTGAATATAAAGTCCAAAACAAAAGACGGTCTAAAGTCCCGCAATGATCTGAAGAGTATGGGAATAAGACCAGAATTACATCCAGTAGAGATAAATGGAAAAACGATCCTTCCACCAGCACCATATTGTTTAAATGACAAGGAAAAGGCTATATTGTATAATAGTATGAGAAATTTAAAGGTTTTATATGGTTTTAGTTCTGATCTTAGAAAGCATTTCTCAAAAGATGGTTGCTTAGGTGTTCTTAAggctcatgattaccatgttcttATGCAACAAATATTACCCGTTGCTTTGCAAGGACTTTTACCTGTAGGGCCAAGGGAGGCAATTTTCAGGTTATGTTCTTATTTTCACGAAATATGCCAAAGGGCAGTTGATCTCCATAGATTAATAGAACTTGAAGTAGAAGTTGCTGAGACTTTGTGTATGTTTGAGAGGTACTTCCCTCCGTCACTTTTTGATGTCATGATGCACTTGACAATTCACCTAGCTCGAGAAGTGCGATTATGTGGACCTGTACAATATCgttggatgtatccatttgaaag GTATATGAAGACATTCAAAGAATATGTAAAGAATTATGCACAACCTGAAGCTTGTATAGCCGAGTGTTATCTTGGAATGGAGAGTGTTAGGTATTTTGATATTCGTAAGGCCCAAGCAGCTGAAACAGGAGTAGAGAAAAGGCGTAACGAAAACACTCAAAATGGTTCCACACCGGCAGCACGTCCTCTTTCTAAAGGTGTCCAAGTGCGTATGGATAGTGAGAAGTTAAAGATAGCTCACAGATATGTGCTTTTTAACACACCCGAAATTGACCCATATATGAT AATGCATATGGACGAGTTAAAATCTCCTGCTGGGAGGGCAATTACTAGTGaagaccaactcaattccatacaGTCTGACACATTTGCATATTggtttcaacaaaag GTAGAAGATGGCTTTACATTAGTCAATTTAAAGCAGCATAAGAACCAATACTGTAACGATCCATTCATTTTAGCAAAGCAAGCGCGACAAGTTTTCTATTCTCGAGAGTCAAATACATCTAACTGGTATGTGATGGTGAAACCACCGCCCAGGGGTTTCCATGAATTAGAGGAATACAATGAAAAGCATGACACAATTTTCCAACCAGTGGATATTTCAACTCTTGGTTTCCAAATGGATGACGAGAACGAGAGTTACTTAAGAGAAGATGGGGAATATACCATAGTGGttccgacaaagaagaagaacaaaaagaagaagaaaaagaagttcacAA CTGAGTGTGTAGTTCTGTATGAGTTTCCTGCTATTCTCAAGTTTCTTGCTACAGCTGAGT GGCTGCTTTTGTTATCATCATTTGTGTGTGAATATCGGTTTGAAGATGGTAATGTTTTTCAGAATATTTGTTTGTTTGATGGTATACTTTTGCCATAA